From one Gammaproteobacteria bacterium genomic stretch:
- a CDS encoding glycosyltransferase family 4 protein has translation MKIVHITSAHPALDIRIFFKECVTLFKAGHEVHLIVPLSTITHYEGVIIHPLNLTKTTSRWRRLFNIYALAKSISADIYHFHDPEFIPFALLLKISGKKIIYDVHEDTPLESLSFNKGKPIAAYFKYTRWVALESLAKLLFDGFICATPHITKNFPIKKSVTVRNLVNVDEFNPLERISPFRERSNIALYVGGIMHIRGVSEMVQAIHTLRDEYNPQLKLIGKFFPEKLQQEVVAQGGSKKITHVDWLDRKALIPHFFSAKVGLVLLHPEKNFIDALPIKLFEYMAAGLPVVASDFPLWREIVIKAKCGFVVNPLDISAIKKAMTYIFDNPDEAERMGSAGRHAVEQLYNWEFEAKVLREFYQQFERR, from the coding sequence ATGAAAATAGTCCATATTACTTCTGCCCATCCCGCGTTAGATATACGTATTTTTTTTAAAGAATGTGTGACCTTATTCAAGGCAGGACATGAAGTGCATTTGATTGTTCCTCTTTCGACTATAACGCATTATGAGGGTGTAATAATCCATCCTCTTAATTTAACAAAAACAACTTCGCGGTGGCGGCGATTATTTAATATCTACGCCCTCGCCAAATCGATCTCTGCAGATATCTACCATTTTCATGATCCTGAATTCATCCCCTTTGCCCTGTTATTAAAAATATCCGGGAAAAAAATTATCTACGATGTACACGAAGATACGCCACTCGAATCACTTTCCTTCAATAAAGGAAAACCTATTGCAGCCTATTTCAAATACACACGCTGGGTTGCATTGGAATCATTAGCAAAATTGTTATTTGATGGATTTATTTGTGCGACACCTCATATAACCAAAAATTTTCCTATCAAGAAGTCAGTAACGGTGCGAAATCTTGTGAATGTAGATGAATTTAATCCTCTAGAGAGGATATCCCCCTTTCGTGAACGCTCTAATATCGCTCTTTATGTGGGCGGCATAATGCACATCCGAGGCGTAAGCGAGATGGTCCAAGCTATCCATACTCTTAGAGATGAATATAACCCTCAACTAAAACTTATCGGCAAGTTTTTCCCCGAAAAATTGCAGCAAGAGGTTGTTGCGCAGGGCGGGTCCAAAAAAATTACTCATGTCGATTGGCTAGATAGAAAAGCATTAATCCCGCATTTTTTTAGTGCAAAAGTGGGGTTGGTCTTATTGCATCCAGAGAAAAATTTTATTGATGCACTTCCGATAAAATTATTCGAATATATGGCAGCAGGTTTACCAGTGGTAGCGTCTGACTTTCCATTATGGCGTGAAATTGTGATTAAAGCTAAATGCGGATTTGTCGTTAATCCTCTTGACATATCGGCCATTAAAAAAGCTATGACCTATATTTTTGATAACCCTGATGAAGCAGAACGCATGGGAAGCGCAGGGCGTCATGCGGTTGAACAATTATACAATTGGGAGTTTGAAGCCAAGGTGCTTAGAGAATTTTATCAACAATTTGAGAGACGATGA